The following proteins come from a genomic window of Denitromonas sp.:
- a CDS encoding molecular chaperone HscC, with the protein MLIGIDLGTTNSLVGVFRDGEVTLIPNALGHLLTPSAVSMDPNGEVLVGLPARERLSTHPEHTAIAFKRWMGSDKVIRLGRKLFRAEELSALVLGALKQDAEAFLGVPVNEAVISVPAYFNEAQRKATKTAAELAGLKVERLLNEPTAAGLAYGLAERREMSTFLVFDLGGGTFDVSVLEYFDGVVEVRASAGDTRLGGEDFVQALIRLFLARCTALGEPDRQRIEHSRVLWRIAEQAKRDLGEHEQVLMRLNDGDQTHEHTISRSDFDTACAELLQRLRHPIERALRDAQIDAAALDEVVLVGGATRMPVVRQMVTRLFGRLPLRHINPDETIARGAAIQAALKARDAALDEVVLTDVMPFSLGIVISQEVDGRRIGNRFSPLIERNTPVPVSRVGSYCTVTDQQSAILLDIRQGESPVGTDNLKLGELEMKVKPLPAGEANVDVRFTYDVNGLLDIEVTDTLSGEKIGTVIRQSGNVMSDEAVKAALAKLEALKIHPRDQQENLYLVNRAKRLYEDHLGHVREQITEWLSRFELLLDSQDERRIRQARKDFAEALDSVDRGFVL; encoded by the coding sequence ATGCTGATCGGGATCGATCTGGGGACCACCAACAGTCTGGTCGGGGTGTTTCGCGATGGTGAGGTGACGCTGATCCCCAACGCGCTGGGCCATCTGCTGACACCCTCGGCGGTGAGCATGGACCCCAACGGCGAGGTGCTGGTCGGCCTGCCCGCGCGCGAGCGCCTGAGCACTCACCCGGAGCACACCGCCATCGCCTTCAAGCGCTGGATGGGCTCGGACAAGGTGATCCGCCTCGGCCGCAAGCTGTTCCGCGCCGAAGAGCTGTCGGCGCTGGTGCTCGGCGCCCTCAAGCAGGATGCCGAAGCCTTTCTCGGCGTGCCGGTGAACGAGGCGGTGATCAGCGTGCCGGCCTACTTCAACGAGGCCCAGCGCAAGGCCACCAAGACCGCCGCCGAGCTGGCCGGGCTCAAGGTCGAGCGCCTGCTCAACGAGCCGACCGCCGCCGGGCTGGCCTACGGCCTGGCCGAACGCCGCGAGATGAGCACCTTCCTGGTCTTCGACCTGGGCGGCGGCACCTTCGACGTCTCGGTGCTCGAATATTTCGACGGGGTGGTTGAGGTGCGCGCCAGCGCCGGCGACACCCGCCTGGGCGGCGAAGATTTCGTGCAGGCGCTGATCCGGCTGTTCCTGGCGCGTTGCACCGCGCTTGGCGAGCCGGACCGCCAGCGCATCGAGCACAGCCGCGTGCTGTGGCGCATCGCCGAGCAGGCCAAGCGCGATCTGGGCGAGCACGAACAGGTGCTGATGCGCCTCAACGACGGCGACCAGACGCACGAGCACACCATCTCCCGCAGCGATTTCGACACCGCCTGCGCCGAGCTGCTGCAGCGCCTGCGCCACCCCATCGAGCGGGCGCTGCGCGATGCGCAGATCGACGCCGCCGCGCTCGACGAGGTGGTGCTCGTCGGCGGCGCCACCCGCATGCCGGTGGTGCGCCAGATGGTCACCCGGCTGTTCGGCCGCCTGCCGCTGCGGCACATCAACCCCGACGAAACCATCGCCCGCGGCGCCGCCATCCAGGCCGCGCTCAAGGCCCGCGACGCCGCGCTCGACGAAGTGGTGCTCACCGACGTGATGCCTTTCTCGCTCGGCATCGTGATCAGCCAGGAGGTCGACGGCCGGCGCATCGGTAACCGTTTCTCGCCGCTGATCGAGCGCAACACCCCGGTGCCCGTCTCGCGCGTCGGCAGCTACTGCACCGTCACCGACCAGCAAAGTGCCATCCTGCTCGACATCCGCCAGGGCGAATCGCCGGTGGGCACCGACAACCTCAAGCTCGGCGAGCTGGAGATGAAGGTCAAGCCGCTGCCGGCCGGCGAGGCGAACGTGGACGTGCGCTTCACCTACGATGTGAACGGCCTGCTCGACATCGAAGTCACCGACACGCTCAGCGGCGAGAAGATCGGCACGGTGATCCGCCAGTCCGGCAACGTGATGAGCGACGAGGCGGTCAAGGCCGCGCTGGCCAAGCTCGAAGCGCTCAAGATCCACCCGCGCGATCAGCAGGAAAACCTCTACCTGGTCAATCGCGCCAAGCGCCTCTACGAAGACCACCTCGGCCACGTCCGCGAACAGATCACCGAATGGCTCAGCCGCTTCGAGCTGCTGCTCGACTCGCAGGACGAGCGGCGCATCCGCCAGGCGCGCAAGGACTTCGCCGAAGCGCTCGACAGCGTCGACCGCGGCTTCGTGCTCTGA
- a CDS encoding class I SAM-dependent DNA methyltransferase, protein MAIKKSELYTSLWASCDELRGGMDASQYKDYVLVMLFIKYISDKYAGRPFAPIQVPAGASFKDMVALKGKADIGDKINKAIIAPLEQANRLTIKADFNDAALLGSGKEMVNRLTNLIAIFQNPALDFSRNRADGDDILGDAYEYLMRHFATESGKSKGQFYTPAEVSIIMAAVLGIGEAKTTSTTTVYDPTCGSGSLLLKVGDAAHADVSLYGQEKDEATSGLARMNMILHNKPAAVIEHGNTLTNPKFKTGEALKTFDYVVANPPFSDKRWSTGLDPQHDPFERFAAFGIPPDKQGDYAYLLHIVRSLKPTGQGACILPHGVLFRGNAEAEIRRNLVRRGYIKGIIGLPANLFYGTGIPACIVVIDKAGAADRQGIFMVDASRGFMKDGPKNRLRSRDIHKIVDVFTRQDEADPSYAKFVPFAAIEKNDYNLNLPRYLDSAREEDSQDIEAHLRGGIPAADVAALHDYWAVCPQLETTLFRPNRPGYLDLAVDKAAIKATIFAHPEFAAFIARTEARFAHWRARSEATLKALEAGFHPKALITDIAEDLLQTFTGQPLLDPYAIYQHLMDYWADTMQDQAYLIAADGWRAETARVIETRKGKNGKADKPIDKGWACDLVPKAVLVARHFAEEQAELDRLAAQCEATAARRGELEEEHTGEDAAFAGFDKITAASVKDRIKEIGTPATDDRATADELAVLEQWLALSAEESALKKRIKAAETDLDAAAYAHYPKLTPDEVKTLVVDDQWLATLDRAVHGEMDRVSQALARRVRELADRYDTPLPRLSERVEALEARVNGHLARMGFVWK, encoded by the coding sequence ATGGCCATCAAGAAATCCGAGCTGTACACCTCCCTGTGGGCCTCCTGCGACGAGTTGCGTGGCGGCATGGACGCCAGCCAGTACAAGGACTACGTGCTGGTAATGCTGTTCATCAAGTACATCAGCGACAAATACGCAGGCCGGCCCTTCGCCCCCATCCAGGTGCCCGCAGGCGCCAGTTTCAAGGACATGGTCGCGCTCAAAGGCAAGGCGGACATCGGCGACAAGATCAACAAGGCCATCATCGCGCCGCTGGAGCAGGCCAACCGGCTCACCATCAAGGCAGACTTCAACGATGCCGCCCTGCTCGGTTCGGGCAAGGAGATGGTCAACCGGCTGACCAACCTGATCGCCATCTTCCAGAACCCGGCGCTGGATTTCTCCAGGAACCGCGCCGACGGCGACGACATCCTCGGCGACGCCTACGAATACCTGATGCGCCACTTCGCCACCGAGAGCGGCAAGAGCAAGGGGCAGTTCTACACCCCGGCCGAGGTGAGCATCATCATGGCCGCGGTGCTCGGCATCGGCGAAGCCAAGACCACCAGCACCACCACCGTGTATGACCCGACCTGCGGATCCGGATCGCTGCTGCTCAAGGTGGGCGACGCGGCCCATGCCGACGTCTCGCTCTACGGCCAGGAGAAGGACGAAGCCACCAGCGGTCTGGCACGCATGAACATGATCCTGCACAACAAGCCGGCGGCGGTGATCGAACACGGCAACACCCTCACCAACCCCAAGTTCAAGACCGGCGAGGCACTCAAGACCTTCGACTACGTGGTCGCCAATCCGCCCTTCTCCGACAAGCGCTGGAGCACCGGCCTCGATCCCCAGCACGACCCCTTCGAGCGCTTCGCCGCCTTCGGCATCCCGCCCGACAAGCAGGGCGACTACGCCTACCTGCTGCACATCGTCCGCTCGCTCAAGCCCACCGGCCAGGGCGCCTGCATCCTGCCCCACGGCGTGCTCTTTCGCGGCAATGCCGAGGCCGAGATCCGCCGCAATCTGGTGCGGCGCGGCTACATCAAGGGCATCATCGGCCTGCCGGCCAACCTCTTCTACGGCACCGGCATCCCGGCCTGCATCGTGGTCATCGACAAGGCCGGCGCCGCGGATCGCCAAGGCATCTTCATGGTGGACGCCAGCCGCGGCTTCATGAAGGACGGCCCCAAGAACCGCCTGCGCTCGCGCGACATCCACAAGATCGTGGATGTCTTCACCCGCCAGGACGAAGCCGACCCCAGCTACGCCAAATTCGTGCCCTTCGCGGCCATCGAAAAGAACGACTACAACCTCAACCTGCCGCGCTACCTGGACAGCGCCCGCGAAGAAGACTCGCAGGACATCGAGGCCCACCTCAGGGGTGGCATCCCGGCCGCCGACGTGGCCGCGCTACATGACTATTGGGCGGTGTGCCCGCAGCTCGAAACCACCCTGTTCCGCCCCAACCGCCCCGGCTATCTGGACCTCGCCGTAGACAAGGCCGCCATCAAGGCCACCATCTTCGCCCACCCCGAGTTCGCCGCCTTCATCGCACGCACCGAAGCGCGCTTTGCCCACTGGCGCGCCCGCAGCGAAGCCACGCTCAAGGCCCTCGAAGCCGGTTTCCACCCCAAGGCGCTCATCACCGACATCGCCGAAGACCTGCTGCAGACCTTCACCGGCCAGCCCCTGCTCGACCCCTACGCCATCTACCAGCACCTCATGGACTACTGGGCCGACACAATGCAGGATCAGGCCTACCTGATCGCCGCCGACGGCTGGCGGGCCGAAACCGCGCGCGTGATCGAGACCCGCAAGGGCAAGAACGGCAAGGCCGACAAACCCATCGACAAGGGCTGGGCCTGCGACCTGGTGCCCAAGGCCGTGCTCGTGGCGCGCCACTTCGCCGAGGAACAGGCCGAACTCGACCGCCTCGCCGCCCAGTGCGAGGCCACCGCCGCGCGCCGCGGCGAGCTGGAAGAAGAACACACCGGCGAGGACGCAGCCTTCGCCGGCTTCGACAAGATCACCGCCGCCAGCGTCAAGGACCGCATCAAGGAAATCGGCACACCGGCCACGGACGACCGCGCCACCGCCGACGAGCTGGCGGTGCTCGAACAGTGGCTCGCCCTCAGCGCCGAGGAATCCGCCCTCAAGAAGCGCATCAAGGCGGCGGAAACCGATCTCGACGCCGCCGCCTACGCCCACTACCCCAAACTCACACCCGACGAGGTGAAGACCCTGGTGGTGGACGACCAATGGCTCGCCACCCTCGACCGCGCCGTGCACGGCGAAATGGACCGCGTCAGCCAGGCCCTCGCCCGGCGGGTGCGCGAACTGGCCGATCGCTACGACACGCCGCTGCCTCGGCTTTCCGAGCGGGTCGAGGCGCTGGAAGCGCGGGTGAATGGGCATCTGGCGAGGATGGGGTTTGTATGGAAGTGA
- a CDS encoding DM13 domain-containing protein, whose translation MKRPLLLTTHVVAIAVGFAGGVYLTPILIAPDAPTTEQLRQQVGETMFTGQFRRDLTDSDALHWGEGTLHVSAKAIALEGRVAPGPDYRLYLSPEFIDTEADFNRLKPRMAQVGHVRTFDNFVVDVPPHINPERYTTAIVWCESFGQFITAAKYR comes from the coding sequence ATGAAACGCCCCCTCCTGCTCACCACCCATGTCGTCGCCATCGCCGTTGGCTTCGCCGGCGGCGTGTACCTGACGCCCATCCTCATCGCCCCCGACGCCCCCACCACCGAACAACTGCGCCAGCAGGTGGGAGAGACGATGTTCACCGGACAGTTTCGCCGCGACCTGACCGACAGCGACGCCCTGCACTGGGGCGAAGGCACACTGCATGTCAGCGCCAAGGCCATCGCCCTGGAGGGCCGCGTCGCCCCCGGGCCCGACTACCGCCTCTACCTGTCGCCCGAGTTCATCGACACCGAAGCCGACTTCAACCGCCTCAAACCGCGCATGGCGCAGGTCGGCCATGTGCGCACCTTCGACAACTTCGTGGTCGACGTCCCGCCCCACATCAACCCCGAGCGCTACACCACCGCCATCGTCTGGTGCGAGAGCTTCGGCCAGTTCATTACGGCGGCGAAGTACCGGTAG
- the hppD gene encoding 4-hydroxyphenylpyruvate dioxygenase, which yields MADLFDNPMGLMGFEFVEFASPTPNVLEPLFERLGFTKVATHRSKQVALYRQGDINFIINSEPRSVASYFAAEHGPSACGLAFRVRDAHKAYQRALELGAQPVDIPTGPMELRLPAIRGIGGAPLYLIDRFDDGTSIYDIDFDWVEGVDRRPVGHGLKLVDHLTHNVYRGRMNHWAAFYERIFNFREIRYFDIKGEYTGLTSKAMTAPDGKIRIPLNEESSKGSGQIEEFLMKFNGEGIQHVALLSDDLPATVDRLRAAGVPLMTAPPATYYEMLDERVPGHGESAEALQSRGILLDGSTEGGQPRLLLQIFSECLLGPVFFEFIQRKGDDGFGEGNFKALFESMERDQLRRGVLQAE from the coding sequence ATGGCTGACCTTTTTGACAATCCGATGGGCTTAATGGGCTTCGAGTTCGTCGAGTTCGCTTCGCCCACCCCGAATGTGCTCGAGCCGCTGTTCGAACGGCTGGGCTTCACCAAGGTGGCGACGCACCGCTCCAAGCAGGTGGCGCTGTACCGCCAGGGCGACATCAACTTCATCATCAACAGCGAGCCGCGCAGCGTGGCCTCGTACTTTGCCGCCGAGCACGGCCCGTCGGCCTGCGGCCTGGCCTTCCGCGTGCGCGACGCGCACAAGGCCTACCAGCGGGCGCTGGAGCTGGGCGCCCAGCCGGTGGACATCCCCACCGGGCCGATGGAGCTGCGGCTGCCGGCGATCCGCGGCATTGGCGGCGCGCCGCTGTACCTGATCGACCGTTTCGACGATGGCACCTCGATCTACGACATCGACTTCGACTGGGTCGAGGGCGTCGATCGCCGGCCGGTGGGCCACGGCCTGAAGCTGGTCGACCACCTCACGCACAATGTGTACCGCGGCCGCATGAATCACTGGGCAGCGTTCTACGAGCGCATCTTCAACTTCCGCGAAATCCGCTACTTCGACATCAAGGGCGAGTACACCGGCCTCACCTCGAAGGCGATGACCGCGCCGGACGGCAAGATCCGCATCCCGCTCAACGAGGAGTCGTCCAAGGGCAGCGGGCAGATCGAAGAGTTTTTGATGAAGTTCAACGGCGAGGGCATTCAGCATGTGGCCTTGCTGTCGGACGACCTGCCGGCCACGGTCGATCGCCTGCGCGCCGCCGGCGTGCCGCTGATGACGGCGCCGCCGGCGACCTACTACGAGATGCTCGACGAGCGCGTGCCGGGCCACGGCGAGTCGGCCGAGGCGCTGCAAAGCCGCGGCATCCTGCTCGACGGTAGCACCGAGGGTGGCCAGCCGCGCCTGCTGCTGCAGATCTTCTCCGAATGCCTGCTCGGGCCGGTGTTCTTCGAATTCATCCAGCGCAAGGGCGACGACGGCTTCGGTGAGGGCAACTTCAAGGCACTGTTCGAGTCGATGGAGCGCGACCAGCTGCGCCGCGGGGTGTTGCAGGCCGAGTAG
- a CDS encoding restriction endonuclease subunit S: MEVREARAEYLAKPAYKQTEVGEIPEDWDVSTVGGEFEVRLGKMLDAEKNVGVSKPFLGNRAVQWGRIDVSDLGEIRLSPDDLQRYRLREGDLLVCEGGEVGRAAIWQQPLGECYYQKALHRLRPKRGYNVTFMLNLLQRYSQSGVLQNYVTQTSIAHLPKDKFEALPIPVPPTLSEQQAIADALGDADALIESLEHLLAKKRQIKQGTMQALLTGQQRLPGFDGAWVQTTLGQTATIQRGASPRPIDDPIWFDENSAVGWVRISDVTKAGIYLTETSQRLSENGVQHSRPVAAGSLIMSICATVGLPVITRLDTCIHDGFVVFDKLAAEQRFLYYSLKFIEGNWSRHGQTGSQMNLNTGLINATAIEIPATHEEQTAIATVLTDMDAEIAALDAKLAKARALKQGMMQTLLTGRIRLV; the protein is encoded by the coding sequence ATGGAAGTGAGGGAGGCGAGGGCCGAGTATCTGGCGAAGCCGGCGTACAAGCAGACGGAGGTGGGGGAGATTCCGGAGGATTGGGATGTCTCTACCGTCGGCGGTGAATTCGAAGTTCGACTCGGCAAGATGCTCGATGCTGAGAAAAACGTTGGTGTCTCGAAACCATTCTTGGGCAATCGCGCCGTCCAATGGGGGCGCATTGATGTTTCGGATCTGGGGGAAATTCGACTTTCGCCAGACGACCTGCAAAGGTACCGATTGCGCGAAGGCGATTTGTTGGTATGTGAGGGCGGTGAAGTCGGCAGGGCAGCGATCTGGCAACAACCACTGGGCGAGTGTTACTACCAAAAGGCGCTTCATCGGCTCCGCCCCAAGCGTGGCTATAACGTCACATTCATGCTCAACCTCTTGCAGCGCTATTCGCAGTCGGGCGTGCTCCAAAACTACGTAACCCAAACGAGCATTGCCCACCTTCCAAAGGACAAGTTTGAAGCGCTGCCCATCCCGGTTCCGCCGACACTTTCCGAACAGCAAGCCATCGCCGACGCCCTCGGTGACGCGGACGCGCTGATCGAATCGCTGGAACACCTGCTCGCCAAGAAGCGCCAGATCAAGCAAGGCACGATGCAGGCCCTGCTCACCGGCCAACAGCGGCTGCCGGGGTTTGACGGGGCGTGGGTTCAGACGACTCTTGGGCAGACGGCGACCATTCAGCGCGGCGCCTCGCCGCGCCCAATCGACGACCCCATCTGGTTTGATGAAAACTCTGCCGTCGGATGGGTTCGCATTTCTGACGTAACAAAGGCGGGAATCTACCTGACCGAGACAAGCCAGCGCTTGTCGGAAAATGGAGTGCAGCACAGTCGCCCAGTCGCTGCTGGCAGCCTGATCATGAGCATCTGCGCAACTGTAGGTCTTCCGGTCATCACACGCCTTGATACCTGTATCCATGACGGCTTTGTTGTATTCGACAAGCTCGCTGCAGAGCAGCGTTTCTTGTACTACTCCCTCAAGTTCATTGAGGGAAATTGGTCGCGACACGGTCAGACTGGATCTCAAATGAACCTGAACACCGGCCTGATCAATGCAACTGCGATAGAAATTCCGGCAACCCACGAAGAACAAACCGCCATCGCCACCGTCCTCACCGACATGGACGCCGAAATCGCCGCCCTCGACGCCAAACTTGCCAAGGCCCGCGCCCTCAAGCAGGGCATGATGCAGACGCTACTGACCGGCCGCATCCGGCTGGTGTGA
- a CDS encoding bifunctional metallophosphatase/5'-nucleotidase, with translation MRVKHLLATAVAAAFVPTAAFAVTCTSPDPVANVTFGTVDSGVVNRALGGCTLDDRFDDEQAWGNTSSFLAHVSRVSFELMRERQISARERIQLIAAAKASDIGRTLTVKLIGFNDFHGTIKAGEGSSSNPGVARFATRIDELRAQNPLNAVVSAGDMIGASPLTSALFKDEPTIEAMNRIGIDFNAVGNHEFDEGKAELHRMQHGGNHASDAFSGLGLPQDVRGDGQFAGAAFGFLAANVHDTTTGQTVLPAYGVKDFLGNKVAFVGMTLKGTPTIVSPAGVAGLQFGDEADTVNALVPQLKAKGIESIVVLIHEGGFAAGGDNGCDGVSGPIVDIVNRLDPAVDLVISGHTHRAYNCLIPNKAGQPVRVTSAGQYARMLTDIDLTLDTQTRDVIAVAATNVATGTGNTTAEAPYMTDLVAHYDALSAVPKARVIGTITGAISRSQNAAGESPLGDVIADAQLDATDDIGFGEAVVAFMNPGGIRADLPFNAPDGKVTFGDAFTVQPFGNSLVTLTLNGAQLKTLLETQFAGCNGQSSTRMLQVSAGFAYSYSAGAACNARITTMTLDGVPVDPSAAYRVTVNSFLADGGDAFAVLTEGTDRLGGAVDLDAFEAYLQANPAGVAPGAQDRITRLP, from the coding sequence ATGCGCGTGAAACACCTGCTCGCCACCGCCGTCGCCGCCGCCTTCGTGCCGACGGCGGCCTTTGCCGTCACCTGCACCAGCCCCGACCCGGTCGCCAACGTCACCTTCGGTACCGTCGACAGCGGCGTCGTCAACCGCGCCCTCGGCGGCTGCACCCTCGACGACCGCTTCGACGATGAACAGGCCTGGGGCAACACGTCGAGCTTTCTCGCCCATGTGTCGCGGGTGAGCTTCGAGCTGATGCGCGAGCGCCAGATTTCGGCGCGCGAGCGCATCCAGTTGATCGCCGCCGCCAAGGCCTCGGACATCGGTCGCACGCTGACCGTCAAGCTGATCGGCTTCAACGACTTCCACGGCACCATCAAGGCCGGCGAGGGCTCGAGCAGCAACCCCGGCGTGGCGCGCTTCGCCACCCGCATCGATGAACTGCGCGCGCAGAACCCGCTCAACGCGGTGGTCTCGGCCGGTGACATGATCGGCGCCAGCCCGCTGACCTCGGCCCTGTTCAAGGACGAGCCGACCATCGAGGCGATGAACCGCATCGGCATCGACTTCAACGCCGTCGGCAACCATGAGTTCGACGAGGGCAAGGCCGAACTGCACCGCATGCAGCATGGCGGCAACCACGCCAGCGACGCCTTCTCGGGCCTCGGCCTGCCGCAGGACGTGCGCGGCGACGGCCAGTTCGCCGGCGCGGCCTTCGGCTTCCTCGCCGCCAACGTGCACGACACCACCACCGGCCAGACCGTGCTGCCGGCCTATGGCGTGAAAGACTTCCTCGGCAACAAGGTGGCCTTCGTCGGCATGACGCTCAAAGGCACGCCGACCATCGTTTCCCCCGCCGGCGTGGCCGGGCTGCAGTTCGGCGACGAGGCCGACACGGTCAATGCGCTGGTGCCCCAGCTCAAGGCCAAGGGCATCGAGAGCATCGTGGTACTGATCCATGAAGGCGGCTTTGCCGCCGGCGGCGACAACGGCTGCGACGGCGTCTCCGGCCCGATCGTCGATATCGTCAACCGCCTCGATCCGGCGGTCGACCTGGTCATCTCCGGCCACACCCACCGCGCCTACAACTGCCTCATCCCCAACAAAGCCGGCCAGCCGGTGCGCGTGACCTCCGCCGGTCAGTACGCCCGCATGCTGACCGACATCGACCTGACCCTCGACACCCAGACGCGCGACGTCATCGCCGTGGCCGCCACCAACGTTGCCACCGGCACCGGCAACACCACCGCCGAAGCCCCCTACATGACCGACCTGGTCGCCCACTACGACGCGCTCTCCGCCGTGCCCAAGGCGCGCGTGATCGGCACCATTACCGGCGCCATCAGCCGCAGCCAGAACGCCGCCGGCGAATCGCCCCTGGGCGACGTGATCGCCGACGCCCAGCTCGACGCCACCGACGACATCGGCTTCGGCGAGGCCGTGGTGGCCTTCATGAACCCGGGCGGCATCCGCGCCGACCTGCCCTTCAACGCCCCCGACGGCAAGGTCACCTTCGGCGACGCCTTCACCGTGCAGCCCTTCGGCAACTCGCTGGTGACCCTGACGCTCAACGGCGCGCAGCTCAAAACCCTGCTCGAAACCCAGTTCGCCGGCTGCAACGGCCAGAGCAGCACCCGCATGCTGCAGGTGTCCGCCGGCTTCGCCTACAGCTACTCGGCCGGCGCCGCCTGCAACGCCCGCATCACCACGATGACCCTCGACGGCGTGCCGGTCGACCCGAGCGCGGCCTACCGGGTGACGGTCAACAGCTTCCTGGCCGACGGCGGCGACGCCTTCGCGGTGCTCACCGAAGGCACCGACCGCCTCGGCGGCGCGGTGGACCTCGACGCCTTCGAAGCCTACCTGCAGGCCAACCCGGCCGGCGTCGCCCCGGGCGCGCAAGACCGCATCACCCGCCTGCCCTGA
- a CDS encoding FxDxF family PEP-CTERM protein — translation MFHKTLFIAALALAAATPVQAARWSLVEAGTGFGFSSLSANIGGDIVAADGFTDLDAGPGYAGLTGADVGSLTLPGGAADTGYAHTLLVDTLGDSATTALYLGTAHSLGFAASAAGTVGDYFATQDVAVSGLQLRILGDAGEADGTAVTVSLSGMADVLLDRGLSADHLIGLDLEIRQAGQPDTLLSLSWSGDASAPVGLSFASVVGQVLDLTLSLHLQSTQTGSSLAYAAGEQWLSGAAAQFDGQLTVSAVPEPESYAMLLAGLGLVGLIARRRR, via the coding sequence ATGTTCCACAAGACCCTGTTCATCGCCGCGCTCGCCCTCGCGGCGGCCACGCCGGTCCAGGCCGCGCGCTGGTCGCTGGTCGAGGCCGGTACCGGCTTCGGTTTCAGCAGCCTGAGCGCCAACATCGGCGGCGACATCGTCGCGGCCGATGGCTTCACCGATCTCGATGCCGGGCCCGGCTACGCCGGCCTCACCGGTGCCGACGTCGGCAGCCTGACGCTGCCCGGCGGCGCGGCCGACACCGGCTACGCCCACACGCTGCTCGTCGACACCCTCGGCGACAGCGCCACCACCGCGCTCTACCTCGGCACCGCCCACTCGCTCGGCTTTGCCGCCAGCGCCGCCGGCACCGTGGGGGACTACTTCGCCACCCAGGACGTGGCCGTGTCCGGACTGCAGCTGCGCATCCTCGGCGACGCCGGCGAGGCCGACGGCACGGCGGTGACCGTCAGCCTCAGCGGCATGGCCGACGTGCTGCTCGACCGCGGCCTGAGCGCCGACCATCTGATCGGCCTCGACCTGGAGATCCGCCAGGCCGGCCAGCCGGACACCCTCCTGTCGCTGTCGTGGTCGGGCGATGCCAGCGCGCCGGTGGGCCTCAGCTTTGCCTCGGTCGTCGGCCAGGTCCTCGACCTCACCCTGTCGCTGCATCTCCAATCCACCCAGACCGGCAGCAGCCTGGCCTACGCGGCCGGTGAGCAATGGCTGTCCGGCGCCGCGGCGCAGTTCGACGGCCAGCTCACGGTCAGCGCCGTGCCCGAGCCCGAGTCCTACGCCATGCTGCTGGCCGGCCTCGGCCTGGTCGGGCTGATCGCCCGCCGTCGCCGCTGA